A part of Myxococcus landrumus genomic DNA contains:
- a CDS encoding 3-deoxy-7-phosphoheptulonate synthase, translated as MIVMLEPDSPESVVSAVLQVASQYKGVTPRPHVIEGSEYTVTEIYLLGSTAQVPTEAFEQIPGVRQVVRVSQKYRVIGRHKGQRTSTGFEYNGITFDERTVQVFAGLCAVDTKENVEAMMAALERCDIRTTRMGAYKPRTNPYEFQGLGAACLPWVFESAGRHGIKVVAMEVTHPRHIDEIREALERSGNATGVMLQVGTRNAQNFELLKSIGQQRVFPVLFKRGMGITLEESLNACEYIASEGNPKIVFCLRGVKSHLGDPHRNMVDFAHVPVVRRLTRMPVCVDPSHAIGRPDAPPDGLPDIFHSIGQGLIAGASMVLVDFHPNPEAALCDGPQALRLEQLAALQRYTQIVREAYLAVVKNGDGSQSTPA; from the coding sequence ATGATTGTCATGCTCGAACCGGACTCTCCTGAGTCCGTGGTATCCGCCGTCCTTCAAGTCGCGTCCCAGTACAAGGGCGTGACGCCGCGGCCCCATGTCATCGAGGGCTCGGAGTACACCGTCACGGAGATCTACCTGTTGGGCTCCACGGCCCAGGTCCCGACGGAGGCCTTCGAGCAGATTCCGGGCGTGCGCCAGGTGGTGCGCGTCTCGCAGAAGTACCGCGTCATCGGCCGGCACAAGGGCCAGAGGACGTCGACGGGCTTCGAGTACAACGGAATCACCTTCGACGAGCGCACCGTGCAGGTGTTCGCCGGCCTGTGTGCGGTGGACACGAAGGAGAACGTGGAGGCGATGATGGCGGCGCTGGAGCGCTGCGACATCCGCACCACGCGCATGGGCGCGTACAAGCCCCGCACCAACCCCTACGAGTTCCAGGGCCTGGGCGCCGCGTGCCTTCCGTGGGTGTTCGAGTCGGCGGGCCGGCACGGCATCAAGGTCGTCGCGATGGAGGTGACGCACCCTCGCCACATCGACGAGATTCGCGAAGCGCTGGAGCGCTCCGGCAACGCCACGGGCGTCATGCTGCAGGTGGGCACGCGCAACGCGCAGAACTTCGAGCTGCTCAAGTCCATTGGCCAGCAGCGCGTCTTCCCCGTGCTCTTCAAGCGCGGCATGGGCATCACGCTGGAGGAGTCGCTCAACGCCTGCGAGTACATCGCGAGCGAGGGCAACCCGAAGATTGTCTTCTGCCTCCGCGGCGTGAAGTCGCACCTGGGCGATCCGCACCGGAACATGGTGGACTTCGCGCACGTGCCGGTGGTCCGCCGCCTCACGCGCATGCCCGTGTGCGTGGACCCGTCGCACGCCATCGGCCGGCCGGATGCGCCGCCGGATGGCCTGCCGGACATCTTCCACTCCATCGGCCAGGGCCTCATCGCGGGCGCGTCCATGGTGCTGGTGGACTTCCACCCGAACCCGGAAGCGGCGCTGTGTGACGGTCCGCAGGCGCTGCGGCTGGAGCAGCTCGCCGCGCTCCAGCGCTACACGCAGATTGTCCGCGAGGCGTACCTGGCCGTCGTGAAGAACGGTGACGGAAGCCAGTCCACCCCGGCGTAG
- a CDS encoding tetratricopeptide repeat protein encodes MSKLLFAAFNEGAKLSMTGDHEAAISFFDKVLAVDAKHFPALIAKGSSLAQLGRAQEALRCFERAIEVDPSAADPHRDAALCQLELGEPEAAAELMERAIQLNGDPGYREASAIEVYERGNALLTRGPRRPDKARYRQARHTFELALELAPAYVEAAKALADVWEHLGDTAQRDQYTQLASRLRPKGA; translated from the coding sequence ATGTCCAAGTTGCTGTTCGCGGCGTTCAACGAGGGCGCCAAGCTGTCGATGACCGGCGACCACGAGGCCGCGATCTCCTTCTTCGACAAGGTCCTCGCCGTCGACGCGAAGCACTTTCCCGCCCTCATCGCGAAGGGCTCCTCGCTCGCGCAGCTCGGCCGCGCGCAGGAAGCCCTGCGCTGCTTCGAGCGCGCCATCGAGGTGGACCCGTCCGCCGCCGACCCGCATCGCGACGCGGCCCTGTGCCAGTTGGAGCTGGGCGAGCCCGAGGCCGCCGCGGAGCTCATGGAGCGCGCCATCCAGCTCAACGGCGACCCGGGCTACCGCGAGGCCTCCGCCATCGAAGTCTATGAGCGAGGCAACGCGCTGCTCACGCGCGGCCCCCGCCGGCCGGACAAGGCCCGCTATCGTCAAGCACGACACACTTTCGAGCTGGCCCTGGAACTGGCGCCCGCATACGTCGAGGCGGCCAAGGCCCTGGCCGATGTCTGGGAGCACCTGGGAGACACCGCCCAGAGGGACCAGTACACGCAGCTCGCCTCGCGGCTGCGGCCCAAGGGCGCCTGA
- a CDS encoding EVE domain-containing protein has translation MANPQYWLIKSEPSVYAYAQLEKDQKTEWTGIRSFEARNNLRAMKPGDLCLFYHSNEGKAVVGVAKVLTLATEDSTAPGEDWASVKVAPVIPVKQPVELSTVKATAALKEFPLITRSRLSVAPVTAEHFKLILKMGKTSLPK, from the coding sequence ATGGCGAACCCCCAGTACTGGCTCATCAAGAGCGAGCCCTCGGTCTACGCGTACGCGCAGCTCGAGAAGGACCAGAAGACGGAGTGGACGGGCATCCGCAGCTTCGAGGCGCGCAACAACCTGCGGGCGATGAAACCCGGGGACCTCTGCCTCTTCTACCACTCCAACGAGGGCAAGGCCGTGGTCGGCGTGGCCAAGGTCCTCACCCTGGCGACGGAGGACTCCACCGCGCCCGGTGAGGACTGGGCCTCCGTGAAGGTCGCGCCCGTCATCCCCGTCAAGCAGCCGGTGGAGCTCTCCACCGTCAAGGCCACCGCGGCCTTGAAGGAGTTTCCGCTCATCACCCGCAGCCGCCTCAGCGTCGCTCCCGTCACCGCCGAGCATTTCAAGCTCATCCTGAAGATGGGGAAGACGTCGCTGCCGAAGTAG
- the pheA gene encoding prephenate dehydratase, producing MAESSPRRIAFQGERGAYGEEALRALHGPHVEAVPCPTFRAVFEAVAEGRVDGGVVPVESSLGGPVAENVDLLLEHDVPITGEMSLRIRHCLVAPPGLALADVERVLSHPQALSQCAGYLRRRGIQPIPEANTAIAARKVAEETPPRTGAIASRASAELYGLNVLEEGVEDSPDNYTRFVTLGLAPPREWKRRKTALAFTVQNESGALYRVLGAFSGRGLEVSRLESRPQRRAWEYVWCLDVDGALEDPRVREAVEAAQAACITLRVLGSYGVA from the coding sequence ATGGCTGAGTCGTCTCCGCGTCGCATCGCCTTCCAGGGAGAGCGAGGCGCCTATGGAGAAGAGGCGCTGCGCGCGCTCCACGGGCCGCACGTCGAAGCAGTCCCCTGCCCCACCTTCCGCGCCGTGTTCGAGGCGGTGGCCGAAGGCCGCGTGGACGGCGGCGTGGTCCCCGTGGAGAGCTCGCTGGGAGGCCCGGTGGCGGAGAACGTGGACCTGCTCCTGGAGCACGATGTCCCCATCACCGGCGAGATGTCGCTGCGCATCCGCCACTGCCTCGTCGCGCCGCCGGGCCTCGCGCTCGCGGACGTCGAGCGGGTGCTCTCGCATCCCCAGGCCCTGTCCCAGTGCGCGGGCTATCTGCGGCGGCGCGGCATCCAGCCCATCCCCGAGGCCAACACCGCCATCGCCGCGCGCAAGGTCGCCGAGGAGACGCCGCCGCGCACGGGCGCCATCGCCAGCCGCGCCTCCGCGGAGCTGTACGGGCTGAACGTCCTGGAGGAAGGCGTAGAGGACTCTCCGGACAACTACACGCGCTTCGTCACGTTGGGGCTCGCGCCGCCGCGCGAGTGGAAGCGGCGCAAGACGGCGCTCGCCTTCACCGTGCAGAACGAGTCCGGCGCGCTGTACCGCGTGCTGGGGGCGTTCTCCGGACGCGGGCTGGAAGTGTCCCGGCTGGAGTCCCGGCCGCAGCGCCGCGCGTGGGAGTACGTGTGGTGCCTGGACGTGGACGGCGCGCTGGAGGACCCGCGGGTGCGCGAGGCGGTGGAGGCCGCTCAAGCAGCCTGCATCACCCTGCGGGTCCTCGGCAGCTACGGCGTGGCCTGA
- a CDS encoding ActD protein translates to MALTTPDWLLERIALGELPEDSLAAARAKLELESHGPSRLARLEADSRETLTRHPPEAVAREVARRRRTASLVADAARQPESQGWHGLSLSVPVAASLVLLLLSVQPDMALEPPGLTPARVELMETVGIKGTARLLVYRQDEGTVELLMDRARAQRGDLLQLSYLSGGRRHGVVVSVDGRGAVTLHHPTALMGSTSLEGGDAVSLTHSYELDDAPGFERFFFVTSDSPVDVGAVLQAARLLARHPSEASIRPLPLPRTLAQTSFTLEKVP, encoded by the coding sequence ATGGCCCTGACCACCCCTGACTGGCTGCTGGAGCGGATTGCCCTGGGCGAGCTGCCCGAGGATTCGCTCGCCGCCGCCCGCGCCAAGCTGGAGCTGGAGTCGCATGGGCCGTCCCGGCTCGCGCGCCTGGAGGCGGACTCGCGCGAGACGCTCACGCGGCATCCGCCCGAGGCGGTGGCTCGCGAGGTGGCCCGCCGGCGCCGCACCGCGAGCCTCGTGGCCGACGCGGCGCGGCAGCCGGAGTCGCAGGGATGGCATGGCCTGTCGCTCAGTGTGCCGGTGGCGGCCTCGCTGGTGTTGCTGCTCCTGTCCGTCCAGCCGGACATGGCCCTGGAGCCACCGGGGCTGACTCCCGCGCGGGTGGAGCTGATGGAGACCGTGGGCATCAAGGGCACGGCGCGGCTCCTGGTGTACCGCCAGGACGAGGGGACGGTGGAGCTGCTGATGGACCGCGCGCGTGCCCAGCGCGGTGACCTGCTCCAGCTCAGCTACCTTTCCGGAGGCCGGCGCCATGGTGTGGTGGTCTCCGTGGATGGTCGGGGCGCGGTGACACTGCACCACCCCACCGCGTTGATGGGCTCTACGTCGCTCGAGGGCGGCGACGCGGTGTCGCTGACCCATTCGTACGAGCTCGACGATGCCCCCGGCTTCGAGCGTTTCTTCTTCGTGACCTCGGACTCACCCGTGGATGTCGGAGCTGTGCTACAGGCCGCTCGACTGTTGGCCCGACACCCCTCCGAGGCGAGCATCCGGCCGCTTCCCCTGCCGCGTACGCTGGCCCAGACATCCTTTACGTTGGAGAAAGTGCCGTGA
- a CDS encoding RNA polymerase sigma factor — protein sequence MKGTAILEEPGSPARAMDAVAFDALLEAEQGALSRLARRLVWDGEEARDLVQASLADAYEKRHLLRDAKAGPAWLRRILVSRAMGHLRRRRVWGLIRESLNGGSALELSPEERFEGVERWRALGRAVRALPAQQATAFTLRYLEGLDLDSIAEAMGIGRGTVRIHLYRALKKLKAEQALEGETS from the coding sequence GTGAAGGGTACCGCCATCCTAGAGGAGCCCGGAAGTCCAGCGCGCGCGATGGACGCGGTGGCTTTCGACGCCCTTCTCGAGGCGGAGCAGGGCGCGCTGTCGCGATTGGCGAGGCGATTGGTGTGGGACGGTGAGGAGGCCCGGGACCTGGTGCAAGCGTCCCTGGCTGATGCCTACGAGAAGCGGCATTTGTTGCGGGACGCGAAGGCGGGCCCGGCGTGGTTGAGGCGCATCCTGGTCTCTCGCGCGATGGGGCACCTGCGGCGGCGGCGCGTGTGGGGGCTGATTCGTGAATCATTGAACGGGGGCTCCGCGCTGGAGCTGTCACCGGAGGAGCGCTTCGAGGGAGTGGAGCGCTGGAGGGCGTTGGGGCGCGCGGTGCGAGCACTTCCCGCGCAACAAGCCACGGCCTTCACGCTGCGCTACCTGGAGGGACTGGACCTGGATTCCATCGCGGAGGCCATGGGCATTGGCCGAGGCACCGTGCGCATCCATCTGTACCGCGCGCTCAAGAAGCTCAAGGCCGAGCAGGCCCTCGAAGGAGAGACATCATGA
- a CDS encoding GNAT family N-acetyltransferase codes for MSTPDIRRIPAAETRGLRRAVLRPHQPPEAVVYPGDDDQDTLHLGLYSDGRLLGVASLYREPPPYALKAITAWRLRGMAVEQGRQGQGLGAALLKACMDHALEHRGTQVWCNARATASGFYRSLGFIQHGDVFELPGIGPHHLMSRELKESVR; via the coding sequence GTGAGCACTCCAGACATCCGCCGGATTCCAGCCGCCGAGACGCGCGGGCTGCGCCGGGCCGTCCTGCGCCCCCACCAGCCTCCCGAGGCCGTCGTCTATCCAGGAGATGATGACCAGGACACCCTCCATCTCGGCTTGTACTCGGACGGCCGCCTGCTCGGTGTGGCGTCACTGTATCGGGAGCCGCCCCCCTACGCATTGAAGGCCATCACCGCGTGGCGACTGCGCGGCATGGCCGTGGAGCAAGGGCGACAGGGCCAGGGCCTGGGCGCGGCCTTGTTGAAGGCCTGCATGGACCACGCGCTGGAGCATCGGGGCACGCAGGTGTGGTGCAACGCCCGCGCGACGGCGTCCGGTTTCTACCGCTCGCTCGGCTTCATCCAGCACGGCGACGTGTTCGAGCTGCCCGGAATCGGCCCCCACCACCTCATGTCGCGAGAGCTGAAGGAGTCCGTGCGATGA
- a CDS encoding SDR family NAD(P)-dependent oxidoreductase — protein MNLDLKDKVALVTGSTAGIGLAIVEALASEGAEVIVNGRSKERVDAAIAGVRRKQPDAKLRGAAIDLGTSEGVSALLQSIPRVDILVNNLGIFEAKPFEAIADAEWMRFFDVNVMSGVRLSRHYLQGMRETNWGRIVFISSESGIQIPVEMIHYGVTKTAQIALSRGIAESLAGTSITSNCVLPGPTRTEGVEDFLKGLAKQQGVDQATVEREFFKSARPSSLLQRFAEPHEVAALVAFVCSPKSSGINGTALRVDGGVVRAIP, from the coding sequence ATGAACCTGGATTTGAAGGACAAGGTTGCGCTGGTGACGGGGTCCACGGCGGGGATTGGCCTGGCCATCGTCGAAGCCCTGGCGAGCGAGGGAGCGGAGGTCATCGTCAACGGCCGCTCGAAGGAGCGGGTGGACGCGGCCATCGCCGGGGTGCGCCGGAAGCAGCCGGACGCGAAGCTGCGCGGCGCGGCCATCGACCTGGGCACGAGCGAAGGGGTGAGCGCGCTCCTCCAGTCCATCCCCCGGGTGGACATCCTGGTGAACAACCTGGGCATCTTCGAGGCGAAGCCGTTCGAGGCCATCGCCGACGCGGAGTGGATGCGCTTCTTCGACGTGAACGTGATGAGCGGCGTGCGGCTCAGCCGCCACTACCTCCAGGGGATGCGGGAGACGAACTGGGGGCGCATCGTCTTCATCTCCAGTGAGTCGGGCATCCAGATTCCCGTGGAGATGATTCACTACGGGGTGACGAAGACCGCGCAGATTGCGCTGTCGCGAGGCATCGCGGAGAGCCTGGCGGGGACGAGCATCACCTCGAACTGCGTGCTGCCGGGGCCCACGCGCACCGAAGGCGTGGAGGACTTCCTCAAGGGCCTGGCGAAACAGCAGGGCGTGGACCAGGCCACGGTGGAGCGAGAGTTCTTCAAGAGCGCCCGGCCGTCGTCGCTGCTCCAGCGCTTCGCGGAGCCGCACGAAGTCGCCGCGCTGGTGGCCTTCGTGTGCAGCCCCAAGTCGTCTGGCATCAACGGCACGGCGCTGCGCGTGGACGGCGGCGTGGTGCGCGCCATCCCCTGA
- a CDS encoding bifunctional chorismate mutase/prephenate dehydratase: MTSPLDLGALRDAIEAIDEEILDALRRRMDLADDVARSKLATAAPLRDQRREDLLLRRIRTRAAEHKLDPHEVERIWRLVIDMSVARQQALVTRQDTTPLRVGYPGIEGSYSHLAARRLYAGRSGGVLLTGFDHSREVVEALRRGEQDLALLPIENTTAGSMNETYDLLAEGGVVITAELVSQVDHRLLGLPGAKLEGLREVLSHPQALAQCETFLREKLPWARAVPDVDTGGAAQKVRERNDPTVAAIASETAAQRFGLEVLARELQPESDYTRFVEVGREATPLSPDAPCKTSLLMVLEHKPGTLGEMLQRLTLRGVNLSKLESRPIPGSPWQYRFYVDVEGHAASAPLTAAIEDIRPLTSFLRVLGTYARAEGSHG, translated from the coding sequence ATGACTTCCCCGCTGGACCTGGGCGCGCTGCGCGATGCCATCGAGGCCATCGACGAGGAGATTCTCGACGCACTCCGCCGCCGCATGGACCTGGCGGACGATGTGGCCCGCTCCAAGCTGGCCACGGCGGCGCCTCTCCGGGACCAGCGAAGAGAAGACCTGCTCTTGCGGCGCATCCGCACGCGCGCCGCCGAGCACAAGCTGGACCCGCACGAGGTGGAGCGCATCTGGCGGCTGGTCATCGACATGTCCGTGGCCCGGCAACAGGCGCTCGTCACCCGGCAGGACACGACGCCGTTGCGCGTGGGCTATCCGGGCATCGAGGGCTCCTACAGCCACCTGGCCGCGCGCCGCCTCTACGCGGGCCGCTCCGGCGGTGTGCTGCTCACCGGGTTCGACCACTCGCGCGAGGTGGTGGAGGCGCTGCGCCGCGGTGAGCAGGACCTGGCGCTGCTGCCCATCGAGAACACCACCGCGGGCAGCATGAACGAGACGTATGACCTGCTCGCCGAGGGCGGCGTGGTCATCACCGCGGAGCTGGTGAGCCAGGTGGACCACCGGCTCCTGGGCCTGCCGGGCGCGAAGCTGGAGGGACTGCGCGAGGTGCTCTCCCATCCGCAGGCCCTGGCCCAGTGCGAGACGTTCCTTCGCGAGAAGCTTCCATGGGCCCGGGCCGTGCCGGACGTGGACACTGGCGGCGCGGCGCAGAAGGTGCGCGAGCGCAATGACCCGACCGTCGCCGCCATCGCGAGCGAGACGGCCGCGCAGCGCTTCGGCCTGGAGGTGCTGGCGCGCGAGCTCCAGCCCGAGTCCGACTACACGCGCTTCGTCGAGGTGGGGCGCGAGGCCACGCCGCTCTCGCCCGATGCCCCCTGCAAGACGTCGCTGCTCATGGTGCTGGAGCACAAGCCCGGCACGCTGGGCGAGATGCTCCAGCGGCTGACGTTGCGCGGCGTCAACTTGAGCAAGCTGGAGTCGCGGCCGATTCCGGGCAGCCCGTGGCAGTACCGCTTCTACGTGGACGTGGAGGGCCACGCGGCCTCCGCGCCACTGACGGCCGCCATCGAGGACATCCGTCCGCTGACCTCCTTCCTGCGAGTGCTGGGCACCTATGCCCGAGCCGAGGGGAGCCATGGCTGA
- a CDS encoding caspase family protein, giving the protein MARSLLFLSLFLPAVASAAPSDSNAAPAAVRRLALLVGVNDGGPGRARLRYAVTDANSFGQVLEELGGVQPQDRLMMLEGDRAALENALARFKAMVAAAKSPGGRTEALIYYSGHSDEEGLLLHKDRFGYRELRQALEQLPADVRIAILDSCASGTLARQKGGVRRPAFLVDASTAVRGHAILTSSSEDEVSQESDRIGGSFFTHNLVSGMRGAADATGDGRVTLHEAYQFAFHETLARTERTRGGAQHPAYDIELAGTGELVMTDLRTTSAVLVVGEGVEGRLFIRDQPGRLVVELNKLAGRSTELGLQPGSYTVMRESRGASSQATLVVDKGGRTVLADSAFLPMMGELTAMRGGSAVVGGDSLAMTSSVEDSGRRRRFLNVGLAPKLQTNSLFGDTSVDNALSLSLGLATMGRLDGFALAMGANWNADSVRGVQTSLGANVVNGHVNGAQFTIGGNWVNGSVEGAQFAVGGNYASERVEGIQAAVGINIARKGGMMGQLGVGASISSMSMKGAQLAVGTSWVDGDFEGYQAAVGLNMVRGHMKGIQMSSGVNYVASAKGAQLSILNIGGDVRGMQLGLINVAGKMNGLQLGLINVSQELESGVPVGLLNIVRNGQFHVEAFGSDFNYANVSLKVGSRYLYTTLVVGMGSIRTRGPSHWSTGVGIGGHFPVTERLFVDVDVVTNGIHEWKGGEGNRLLHQARLMLGYQVANHFAIIAGPTANLLHGFDGEAVTPLSHLGTAGSTTNKEAIWWPGLQVGLRI; this is encoded by the coding sequence ATGGCGCGGTCACTCCTGTTCCTGTCCCTGTTCCTCCCCGCCGTGGCCTCGGCGGCTCCCTCGGATTCCAACGCCGCGCCCGCCGCCGTGCGTCGTCTGGCGCTGCTGGTGGGTGTCAACGACGGTGGCCCCGGCCGCGCGCGGCTGCGCTACGCCGTCACCGACGCGAACTCCTTCGGCCAGGTGCTGGAGGAGCTGGGCGGTGTCCAACCCCAAGACCGGCTGATGATGCTGGAGGGGGACCGCGCGGCGCTGGAGAACGCGCTGGCGCGCTTCAAGGCCATGGTCGCCGCCGCGAAGTCTCCGGGCGGGCGCACCGAGGCGCTCATCTACTACTCGGGCCACTCCGACGAAGAGGGCCTGCTGCTCCACAAGGACCGCTTCGGCTACCGCGAGCTGCGTCAGGCGCTGGAGCAGCTTCCGGCCGACGTGCGCATCGCCATCCTGGACTCGTGCGCCTCCGGAACGCTGGCGCGGCAGAAGGGCGGCGTGCGGCGTCCGGCCTTCCTCGTGGACGCGTCCACCGCGGTGCGCGGCCACGCCATCCTCACCTCGTCGTCGGAGGACGAGGTGTCCCAGGAGTCCGACCGCATCGGCGGCTCGTTCTTCACGCACAACCTCGTCTCGGGCATGCGCGGCGCGGCGGATGCGACCGGCGATGGCCGCGTCACGCTCCACGAGGCCTACCAGTTCGCCTTCCACGAGACGCTGGCGCGCACCGAGCGCACTCGCGGCGGCGCGCAGCACCCCGCCTATGACATCGAGCTGGCCGGCACCGGCGAGCTGGTGATGACGGACCTGCGCACCACGTCCGCCGTGCTGGTGGTGGGGGAGGGCGTCGAGGGCCGCCTGTTCATCCGCGACCAGCCCGGGCGGCTGGTGGTGGAGCTCAACAAGCTGGCGGGACGCTCCACGGAGCTGGGCCTCCAGCCCGGAAGCTACACGGTGATGCGGGAGTCGCGCGGCGCCAGCTCCCAGGCAACGCTGGTAGTGGACAAGGGCGGGCGCACGGTGCTGGCCGACAGCGCCTTCCTGCCGATGATGGGTGAACTGACCGCGATGCGCGGTGGCTCGGCCGTGGTGGGTGGAGACAGCCTCGCCATGACGTCCTCGGTGGAGGACTCGGGCCGTCGCCGCCGCTTCCTCAACGTGGGACTCGCGCCCAAGCTGCAGACCAACAGCCTCTTCGGGGACACCAGCGTGGACAACGCGCTGTCCTTGTCGCTGGGCCTCGCGACCATGGGCCGGCTGGATGGCTTCGCCCTGGCGATGGGCGCGAACTGGAATGCGGACTCCGTTCGCGGCGTGCAGACCTCCTTGGGTGCGAACGTCGTGAACGGGCACGTGAACGGCGCGCAGTTCACCATCGGCGGCAACTGGGTCAACGGCTCCGTCGAGGGCGCGCAGTTCGCCGTGGGCGGCAACTATGCCAGCGAGCGCGTGGAGGGCATCCAGGCCGCGGTGGGCATCAACATCGCGCGCAAGGGCGGCATGATGGGCCAGCTCGGCGTGGGGGCCAGCATTTCGAGCATGTCGATGAAGGGCGCGCAGCTCGCGGTGGGCACGAGCTGGGTGGACGGCGACTTCGAGGGCTACCAGGCGGCGGTCGGCCTCAACATGGTGCGCGGGCACATGAAGGGCATCCAGATGTCCTCGGGCGTGAACTACGTGGCCTCGGCCAAAGGCGCGCAGCTGTCGATCCTCAACATCGGCGGCGACGTCCGAGGCATGCAGCTGGGCCTCATCAACGTCGCCGGGAAGATGAACGGCCTCCAACTGGGACTCATCAACGTGTCGCAGGAGCTGGAGTCGGGCGTCCCGGTGGGCCTGCTCAACATCGTGCGCAACGGCCAGTTCCACGTCGAGGCCTTCGGCAGCGACTTCAACTACGCCAACGTCTCCCTCAAGGTCGGCAGCCGCTATCTCTACACGACGCTGGTGGTGGGCATGGGCTCCATCCGCACGCGAGGCCCCAGCCACTGGTCCACGGGCGTGGGCATCGGCGGGCACTTCCCGGTGACGGAGCGGCTCTTCGTCGACGTGGACGTGGTGACCAACGGCATCCACGAGTGGAAGGGCGGCGAAGGCAACCGCCTCCTGCACCAGGCCCGGCTCATGCTGGGCTACCAGGTGGCCAACCACTTCGCCATCATCGCGGGCCCCACGGCCAACCTCCTCCACGGGTTCGATGGCGAGGCGGTGACTCCGCTGAGCCACCTGGGCACCGCGGGCTCGACCACCAACAAGGAAGCCATCTGGTGGCCGGGCCTGCAGGTGGGCCTGCGCATCTGA
- a CDS encoding amino acid permease, which produces MANPPDAERQLEEDAAQLQRLGYAQQLLRGMGGFSNFAVSFSIISILTGAVTLYGHGLRFGGPLVMGVGWPLVAVMTLAVAASLAQLASSFPTAGALYHWAAMLGGPRVGFFTAWLNTLGQFAITAGIDYGLAEFLSDMLVGSRERSTVMPLYAAILLSHAVLNHVGVRVVAWLNDFSAWYHVVGVAVLIGALAAFAPKQDAAFLLTRFSSETPLYAYGFLIGLLQAQWTFTGYDASAHVSEETRDPTRNAPWGIFLSVAVSAVVGYLLLGAVTLAIQDLPATAAAANPFLHVLAHSLGPALGGALVWVAIGAMWFCGLSSVTSNSRMLFAFARDNGLPASRWLARVSPRFKSPSVAVWVSVAAALLVALWSQAYAAMVALSTLALYASYALPIWVGFRTRRAGTWSHRGPWDLGRASSFINAVALGWCAVVMVLFVLPPNQLAGYTFAGALVLLGLYWGLVQRHTFTGPRVTLLRPPEPPATSAATSSPSSG; this is translated from the coding sequence ATGGCCAACCCACCGGACGCCGAGCGTCAGCTCGAGGAGGACGCCGCCCAGCTCCAGCGGCTGGGGTACGCGCAGCAGCTCCTGCGTGGCATGGGCGGCTTCTCCAACTTCGCGGTCTCCTTCTCCATCATCTCCATCCTCACTGGCGCCGTGACGCTGTACGGCCATGGCCTGCGCTTCGGGGGCCCGCTGGTGATGGGGGTGGGCTGGCCGCTGGTGGCGGTGATGACGCTGGCCGTGGCGGCGAGCCTCGCGCAGCTCGCATCCTCTTTTCCCACCGCGGGCGCGCTCTACCACTGGGCCGCGATGCTGGGCGGGCCCCGCGTGGGCTTCTTCACCGCGTGGCTGAACACCCTGGGACAGTTCGCCATCACCGCGGGCATCGACTACGGCCTGGCGGAGTTCCTCTCGGACATGCTCGTGGGCTCCCGCGAGCGCTCCACCGTGATGCCGCTCTACGCGGCCATCCTCCTGTCGCACGCGGTGCTCAACCACGTGGGCGTGCGCGTGGTCGCCTGGCTCAACGACTTCTCGGCCTGGTACCACGTCGTGGGCGTGGCCGTGCTCATCGGCGCGCTCGCGGCCTTCGCACCCAAGCAGGACGCGGCCTTCCTGCTGACGCGCTTCAGCTCCGAGACGCCGCTGTATGCCTATGGCTTCCTCATCGGCCTCTTGCAGGCGCAGTGGACCTTCACGGGCTACGACGCCAGCGCCCATGTCTCCGAGGAGACACGAGACCCCACGCGCAACGCTCCGTGGGGCATCTTCCTGTCCGTGGCCGTCAGCGCGGTGGTGGGCTACCTGCTGCTCGGCGCGGTGACGCTGGCCATCCAGGACCTGCCCGCCACGGCCGCCGCCGCCAATCCCTTCCTGCACGTGCTGGCGCACTCGCTGGGCCCGGCCCTGGGGGGCGCGCTCGTCTGGGTGGCCATCGGCGCCATGTGGTTCTGTGGCCTGTCATCGGTGACGTCCAACTCGCGCATGTTGTTCGCCTTCGCGCGCGACAACGGACTGCCCGCCTCACGGTGGCTGGCGCGGGTGTCGCCGCGCTTCAAGAGTCCCTCCGTGGCGGTCTGGGTGTCGGTGGCCGCGGCCTTGTTGGTGGCGCTGTGGAGCCAGGCGTACGCGGCCATGGTGGCGCTGAGCACGCTGGCGCTCTATGCGTCATACGCCTTGCCCATCTGGGTGGGCTTCCGCACGCGGCGCGCCGGGACGTGGTCGCACCGGGGGCCGTGGGACCTGGGCCGCGCGTCGTCTTTCATCAACGCGGTGGCGCTGGGGTGGTGCGCGGTGGTGATGGTGCTCTTCGTGCTGCCGCCCAACCAGCTCGCCGGCTACACGTTCGCCGGCGCGCTGGTGTTGCTGGGGCTCTACTGGGGGCTGGTCCAGCGGCACACCTTCACGGGGCCGCGTGTGACGCTGCTTCGGCCCCCGGAGCCTCCAGCTACTTCGGCAGCGACGTCTTCCCCATCTTCAGGATGA